A portion of the Adhaeribacter radiodurans genome contains these proteins:
- a CDS encoding polysaccharide deacetylase family protein, translating to MSKLIFTLFLYLFTISCFAQKKAIRLIVRGDDMGYTHSGNNALLQASKEGIQTSIEVLVPSPWFPEAVKMLQQNPGIDVGIHLTLTSEWDNVKWRPLTTATSLKDPDGYFYPMIFPNKNYPDLSLTENAWQLADIEKEFRAQIELALKKIPRISHLSAHMGCTHLAPEVQALTKKLAQEYKIDINPEEYQVVSVSYDGPKQTSPQKIQSFLNMLGKLEPGKTYLFVDHPGLNTEELRAVSHIGYEQVATDRQGVTDVFTNSEVKAFIKKKKIQLISYRDLLKTER from the coding sequence ATGAGCAAATTAATTTTTACTTTATTTCTGTACTTGTTTACTATTTCCTGTTTTGCTCAGAAAAAAGCGATTCGCCTGATAGTGCGCGGCGACGACATGGGATATACGCATTCCGGGAACAACGCCTTGCTGCAAGCATCGAAGGAAGGGATTCAAACGTCGATTGAAGTACTAGTGCCCTCGCCCTGGTTTCCGGAAGCGGTTAAAATGCTGCAACAAAACCCAGGCATAGATGTGGGTATTCATTTAACGCTAACCAGCGAATGGGATAACGTTAAATGGCGGCCCCTGACAACTGCAACCAGCTTGAAAGACCCGGACGGCTATTTTTACCCGATGATTTTTCCGAATAAAAATTATCCTGACCTATCTCTTACCGAAAATGCCTGGCAACTAGCTGATATTGAAAAAGAGTTCCGGGCACAAATTGAATTAGCCCTAAAGAAAATACCCCGGATTAGTCATTTATCAGCGCATATGGGTTGCACCCACCTGGCCCCCGAAGTGCAAGCGCTTACCAAAAAATTAGCGCAAGAATATAAAATAGATATTAACCCCGAAGAATATCAGGTAGTATCCGTTAGTTATGACGGCCCCAAGCAAACCTCTCCGCAAAAAATTCAAAGCTTTTTAAATATGCTCGGTAAACTGGAGCCCGGCAAAACTTATTTGTTCGTGGATCATCCCGGCTTGAACACCGAAGAATTACGAGCAGTTTCGCATATTGGCTACGAGCAAGTAGCTACCGACCGGCAAGGAGTAACCGATGTTTTTACAAATTCGGAGGTAAAAGCTTTTATTAAAAAGAAAAAAATTCAATTAATTAGTTACCGCGATTTACTAAAAACAGAAAGATAA
- a CDS encoding AI-2E family transporter produces the protein MRGISINQVAVVQLVVILTSIILYYGRIFLIPLAFAIFFAMMLLPVSRKLEKWGIKRIPATLLCIVVVLLFMAGIVFVVAAQASSISQDWPQIQKKLQQMVDTGQQYIQQQFGVAPHEQIEFVKSQISKFSQSFNKFSTGLVSGSLGMLSGFALTLIYFFFLMWKREKYEEFFLKLTNRENQPAAKQKLRAITKVASGYLVARLLSMLFLAIFYAVGFSIIGLKNALLISLVAVLPTIVPYIGSFVGGVFPLMMALVSGSSGMILPIVIILIIAQVIDNNIIEPLVEGNSLNLSPIITIVAIVLGELVWGIAGMILFIPLFAILRIVCDHIPALQPYGFLLRNDVKEPEWVEKVKGWFNKK, from the coding sequence ATGAGAGGTATATCCATTAACCAGGTGGCAGTGGTACAGTTAGTAGTAATTTTAACCTCCATCATTTTATACTATGGCCGCATTTTTTTAATACCCTTAGCGTTTGCTATTTTCTTTGCCATGATGTTGTTACCGGTAAGTCGGAAGCTGGAAAAATGGGGAATAAAAAGAATACCCGCCACCTTGCTTTGCATTGTGGTTGTTTTATTATTTATGGCCGGAATTGTTTTTGTAGTTGCAGCCCAGGCTTCCAGCATTTCTCAGGATTGGCCCCAAATCCAGAAAAAACTGCAGCAAATGGTAGATACCGGACAACAATATATTCAGCAGCAATTTGGGGTAGCTCCACATGAACAAATTGAATTTGTAAAGTCTCAGATTTCTAAGTTTTCCCAATCTTTTAACAAATTTTCCACGGGGTTAGTATCCGGTAGTCTGGGCATGCTAAGTGGATTTGCTTTAACCCTGATTTATTTCTTTTTTCTGATGTGGAAACGGGAAAAATATGAGGAGTTTTTCTTGAAGTTAACGAACAGGGAGAACCAGCCGGCAGCTAAACAAAAACTGCGCGCTATTACCAAAGTTGCTTCCGGTTATTTAGTGGCCCGTTTACTATCCATGCTTTTTTTAGCTATCTTTTATGCGGTTGGTTTTTCTATAATAGGTTTAAAAAATGCTCTTCTTATTAGCCTGGTAGCGGTATTGCCTACTATTGTGCCGTACATCGGTTCTTTTGTGGGAGGTGTTTTTCCTTTAATGATGGCCTTAGTATCGGGTTCTTCGGGAATGATTTTGCCGATTGTAATAATATTAATCATAGCTCAGGTAATTGATAACAACATTATAGAACCATTGGTAGAAGGCAATAGCCTTAACCTAAGCCCTATTATAACCATAGTAGCTATTGTATTAGGCGAACTAGTCTGGGGAATAGCCGGTATGATTTTATTTATTCCTTTATTTGCTATCCTCCGTATTGTTTGTGACCATATTCCGGCTTTACAACCGTATGGCTTTTTGCTGCGAAACGATGTAAAAGAGCCCGAATGGGTGGAAAAAGTAAAAGGTTGGTTTAATAAAAAGTAA